Genomic DNA from Carnobacterium divergens DSM 20623:
TGGTACAAACGTACAAAATGCAATGACACGTAATAACCAGTTCATTTCCATTAATGTTTTCTTCTTATTGTTAAACCATAGACCAAGAATAGCAACTAATGATAAGAATACTCCACTACCAGCCATAATTCTGAAACTCCAGAAAAGAGTTCGAACCGGTGGGAAGTAATTCTGATTGCCGTATTTTTCAATCAATTCTTTATTAATTGACAGCATGCCTCGAATGGCACCTTCTGGTTTGTTAAATGAAAGAATACTTAATAAATAAGGGATTTCCAATGACCAAGTTGTTTCTTTCTTTTCAACGTCATGAATGCCTAGTAATGCCCATGAAGCAGGATCTCCAGAATCTTCATACAAACCTTCTGTTGCAGCAAATTTCATTGGTTGATCGTGTACTAAAGCTTTTGTTTGTAAATCTCCACTTAAAATAGAGCAAACGGCACCAATCAAGCCAAGTGTTAAGCCGATATTTAATGACTTTTTAAAGAATGATGTATCTTTTTTAGCTAGTAATTTAAATGCTGATAAACCAGCAACCACAAAGCCACCAAGAACTACCGCACCAAATAATACGTGACTAAATTCATACCATACTTGAGGACTTGTTAACAATGCACCAAAATCATTTAATTCAGCGCGTCCATTGTTTAACTCATATCCTACTGGATGTTGCATAAAGCTATTGGCAACTAAAATCCAGAAAGCCGACATCATCGAACCAAAGACCACTAACCAAATAAAGACCATATGAACTTTTTTACTGAATTTATCCCAGCCAAAAATCCACAATCCAATAAATGTTGACTCTAGGAAGAAGGCTAATAACGCTTCTACCGCAAGTGGCGCTCCAAAAATATCCCCTACGAATCGAGAATAGTCTGACCAGTTCATCCCAAATTGAAACTCTTGAATGATCCCTGTCACTACTCCAACAGCAAAACTTAATAGGAAAATATGTCCCCAAAATTTCGCCATGTCTTTATAGACATCTTTTTTCTTCACAACATACATCGTTTCCATGACAGCAACTGCTAAAGCTAATCCAATTGATAATGGCACAAAGAAATAATGAAAAACGGTTGTCATCGCAAACTGAAAACGTGCTAGTGTAACGATATCTAATCCCACTACAAAAAACCTCCTCTTTTTATGTTCATTTTCATAAAACTAATTTTGATATTAATTTTTTGAACTTCACTCTATATTATAATCATTATAAAAAGTTTTACAACCATTAGGGACAAAATTTCTGTTGACTTTCTAAAATTAGGTATGATATAAGCTTTTCAAATAACAGGATAAAAGTCCCACTTGATTAATTTTTCTTTTGTTAGTAACACCATTTTCTTATTTTCAACCCCTTGCGCAATTCCGTAAGCAACTGACATCTCTAAATAGGCCGTTTTTTGATCCCCTTCTACATAAGAAATACAGGCTTTCTCATAAAAAAGTTCTGCTAAATAGTAGCTATTGTGTAAGTCATTAGCAAACTGAATTCCTTTTTCAAGATAAATCCTAGCGTCGCTGTAGGCTTTCTTTTTACGATGAATCGATGCAATGTTGTAAAAAATCTTTGTGAGCAAGTATGATTTTTCATTCATGGATACACTGTTGATAGCCAATAAACTATCATGCAGATAGTTCATCCCCTCTGCCTCTGCTCCTAAATCAATATAAACTTTTCCTAAACAACTTAAAATCAATACTTCATAAGTAGTAAAATAATGATTATTAGGAGAATAAGTGTACTCTAAGGCCATTGTTAAATCATTTAATGCTCCTTTATAATCACCATCCACATAATAACGACAACTTCCCTTGCAATAATAATAAAATTGCAAATCCACATCCTCATGAAACTCGTTGATGCAGTTATTTTGTTTCAAAAATACTTTTAGCTGATCATATTGGTTATTGTCAAAATAATCACTCATCTTTTTTAACGTATCTTTATTTGAAGAAATATGGTTCACATTAGAAGAAACAGCTTTTTCCACAGAGATTCCAAGCCGTTCACACAATTGATGTAATACTACAGCATTTGGGACTTCGAGTCCACTCTCAATGCGGCTCAAGACACTTTGGGAGCAGATTTTTTCAGCTAACGTTTTTTGAGT
This window encodes:
- a CDS encoding cytochrome ubiquinol oxidase subunit I → MGLDIVTLARFQFAMTTVFHYFFVPLSIGLALAVAVMETMYVVKKKDVYKDMAKFWGHIFLLSFAVGVVTGIIQEFQFGMNWSDYSRFVGDIFGAPLAVEALLAFFLESTFIGLWIFGWDKFSKKVHMVFIWLVVFGSMMSAFWILVANSFMQHPVGYELNNGRAELNDFGALLTSPQVWYEFSHVLFGAVVLGGFVVAGLSAFKLLAKKDTSFFKKSLNIGLTLGLIGAVCSILSGDLQTKALVHDQPMKFAATEGLYEDSGDPASWALLGIHDVEKKETTWSLEIPYLLSILSFNKPEGAIRGMLSINKELIEKYGNQNYFPPVRTLFWSFRIMAGSGVFLSLVAILGLWFNNKKKTLMEMNWLLRVIAFCTFVPFIANTAGWLITELGRYPWTVYGVFTIADSVSPNVSTTSLLISNIIYFCLFSGLGAVMVYLVKKEMDKGPYHELESQDHDSKANVDPFEKGAFGDE
- a CDS encoding helix-turn-helix domain-containing protein, with the protein product MANLGSTIKKFRKQNNMTQKTLAEKICSQSVLSRIESGLEVPNAVVLHQLCERLGISVEKAVSSNVNHISSNKDTLKKMSDYFDNNQYDQLKVFLKQNNCINEFHEDVDLQFYYYCKGSCRYYVDGDYKGALNDLTMALEYTYSPNNHYFTTYEVLILSCLGKVYIDLGAEAEGMNYLHDSLLAINSVSMNEKSYLLTKIFYNIASIHRKKKAYSDARIYLEKGIQFANDLHNSYYLAELFYEKACISYVEGDQKTAYLEMSVAYGIAQGVENKKMVLLTKEKLIKWDFYPVI